A stretch of the Thermofilum adornatum genome encodes the following:
- a CDS encoding aminopeptidase P family protein, translating into MINYKKHLENVIESILHKNGLSFLLVFSPSNIFYVTGSDAPSALVISQNGEVSALVTRLEYVRAVSEMRLGEAYAFTKQDEVSEYEKIIKGDLYEAIAQIVGSGEKIGIVGGSLELKDQLKGKLNRELADYTKEFYLLRRSKDDEEVRLMEQASRIAEQALRRAIDLIEPGVTESELAGEILRVIVSSGAEPSFPPIVAFGEHSAHPHAKPSLKKLMRGDLVKIDLGAKYQGYCSDMTRTFVYGDPSEKQKKIYRAVLRAQEASIDAVKEGVKAKDIHMIAYNVLKEEGLSAYFNHGLGHGVGIDIHEEPYLNSQSETELIVGDVVTIEPGVYLAGYGGVRIEDMLLVQRGTSRTLTFFTKDIAL; encoded by the coding sequence GTGATCAACTACAAAAAGCACTTGGAAAATGTTATCGAGTCGATTCTTCATAAAAATGGCTTGTCATTTCTCCTAGTATTCTCGCCTTCCAACATTTTCTATGTAACAGGCTCCGATGCGCCTTCAGCACTGGTGATATCTCAAAACGGGGAAGTCTCTGCGCTGGTCACTAGGCTCGAATATGTTCGGGCAGTATCCGAAATGAGGCTAGGAGAGGCATATGCATTCACGAAGCAGGACGAGGTAAGCGAGTACGAGAAGATAATAAAGGGAGACTTGTACGAAGCCATAGCCCAAATCGTTGGCAGTGGCGAGAAGATAGGAATAGTTGGCGGTAGCCTCGAGCTAAAAGACCAGCTCAAAGGCAAGCTAAACAGAGAGCTAGCAGACTATACAAAGGAATTCTACCTTCTGAGGCGCTCTAAAGACGACGAAGAAGTAAGACTTATGGAGCAAGCCTCTAGAATAGCTGAACAGGCGCTGAGAAGAGCAATAGACCTGATCGAGCCCGGAGTAACCGAGTCAGAACTCGCCGGAGAAATACTAAGGGTAATAGTCTCGTCAGGCGCAGAGCCCTCGTTCCCGCCAATAGTTGCCTTTGGAGAGCACTCTGCACACCCACATGCAAAGCCAAGCCTCAAAAAACTCATGAGAGGAGACCTAGTAAAGATAGACCTCGGTGCAAAGTACCAGGGGTATTGTTCCGACATGACTAGAACATTCGTGTATGGAGACCCGTCCGAGAAACAGAAAAAGATCTATAGGGCTGTTCTAAGGGCGCAAGAAGCCTCCATCGACGCTGTAAAGGAGGGTGTAAAGGCTAAAGACATACACATGATTGCATATAATGTCCTAAAGGAGGAAGGCCTCTCTGCATACTTTAACCACGGTCTGGGCCACGGGGTAGGCATAGACATACACGAGGAGCCCTACCTAAACTCGCAGAGCGAAACAGAACTCATAGTCGGAGACGTGGTCACGATAGAGCCGGGCGTCTACCTGGCTGGGTACGGCGGTGTCAGAATAGAGGACATGTTGCTGGTTCAGCGTGGAACAAGCAGGACACTGACATTCTTTACCAAGGACATAGCCCTATAG